One Methanoculleus sp. 7T genomic window carries:
- a CDS encoding alpha-amylase family glycosyl hydrolase: MNAPRYPSLYEVNTRLLLRRLAREAGRNRITLDEIPDARLTRLAGCGFDWAYFMGVWKTGEAGLRVSRSNEQWLGGYRSLLPDLRSEDICGSGFAVTDYSLHPDLGDPDALGRLRDRLHRQGVRLMLDFVPNHTALDHPWVRDHTDYYIHGTEDEIASQPQNFTQVDLPVGQAVLAHGKDPYFDGWPDTLQLDYGNPRLQEAMIGELRRIAGQCDGVRCDMAMLVLPEVFRQTWGRETEPFWPRAIREVKEEQPGFVFMAEVYWDLEWALQQQGFDYTYDKRLYDRLQSRQARPVREHLRADLEYQQKSVRFLENHDEPRAAATFPPDVHRAAAVIAYLCPGIRFFYEGQVAGRRKRVSVHLCREPEEPADPALEEFYRRLLGCLQLAAFRDGGWRLLECNPSHDSVIAFAWEREGRRYLVAVNYAPDRSQCRVPLPWTDIAEKSVRLRDIVGAAQCDRDGGTLVSPGLLLDLPGWGYHAFEVAAGRDPSSGTAPAQ, translated from the coding sequence GTGAACGCACCCCGTTACCCCTCCCTCTACGAGGTTAACACCCGTCTCCTGCTCCGGCGCCTCGCCCGGGAGGCGGGCCGCAACCGCATCACGCTCGACGAGATCCCCGACGCCCGGCTCACGAGGCTGGCCGGGTGCGGGTTCGACTGGGCCTACTTCATGGGCGTCTGGAAGACCGGGGAGGCCGGGCTCCGGGTCTCCCGCTCAAACGAGCAGTGGCTCGGGGGGTACCGGAGCCTGCTCCCCGATCTCCGCAGCGAGGATATCTGCGGCTCGGGGTTCGCCGTGACCGACTACTCGCTCCACCCCGATCTCGGCGATCCGGATGCGCTCGGCCGGCTCCGCGACCGCTTGCACCGGCAGGGGGTTAGGCTAATGCTCGATTTCGTCCCGAACCACACCGCGCTCGACCACCCCTGGGTGCGCGACCACACGGACTACTACATCCACGGCACGGAGGATGAGATCGCCAGCCAGCCGCAGAACTTCACGCAGGTGGACCTTCCCGTGGGTCAGGCCGTCCTCGCCCACGGCAAAGACCCCTACTTCGACGGCTGGCCCGACACCCTGCAACTCGACTACGGCAACCCGAGGCTGCAGGAGGCGATGATCGGCGAGTTGCGGAGGATAGCGGGACAGTGCGACGGGGTTCGGTGCGATATGGCGATGCTCGTCCTCCCAGAGGTCTTCCGGCAGACGTGGGGAAGGGAGACGGAACCCTTCTGGCCCCGTGCGATCCGGGAGGTCAAGGAGGAGCAGCCGGGGTTCGTCTTCATGGCCGAGGTCTACTGGGACCTCGAATGGGCGCTCCAGCAGCAAGGGTTCGATTACACCTACGACAAGAGGCTCTACGACCGGCTGCAAAGCAGACAGGCTCGGCCCGTGCGGGAGCACCTCCGGGCGGACCTCGAATATCAGCAAAAGTCGGTCCGGTTCCTCGAGAACCATGACGAGCCGAGGGCCGCAGCAACGTTCCCGCCTGACGTCCACCGGGCCGCAGCCGTCATCGCCTACCTCTGCCCGGGCATCCGGTTCTTCTATGAGGGGCAGGTCGCCGGAAGACGGAAACGAGTCTCAGTCCACCTCTGCCGGGAGCCTGAGGAGCCGGCCGATCCGGCCCTTGAGGAGTTCTACCGGCGGCTCCTCGGATGCCTGCAACTTGCGGCGTTTCGGGACGGGGGGTGGCGGCTGCTGGAGTGCAACCCCTCCCATGACTCCGTCATCGCCTTTGCTTGGGAGAGGGAGGGGCGGCGTTACCTCGTTGCCGTCAACTACGCGCCGGACCGGAGCCAATGCCGCGTCCCGCTCCCGTGGACCGATATCGCCGAGAAGTCGGTCCGGCTCCGGGATATCGTGGGGGCGGCGCAGTGCGACCGGGACGGGGGAACCCTCGTCTCTCCCGGGCTCCTCCTCGATCTGCCGGGATGGGGGTACCATGCCTTTGAGGTCGCCGCAGGCCGCGACCCGTCAAGCGGGACGGCTCCGGCGCAGTAG
- a CDS encoding PHP domain-containing protein: MNRYRTIPSGAPNATRTEEAVLLDMHVHSDYSVDSVVSVDAILRAWERTGILPLVCDHNSIEGSRKVYTQIRRQNPDIPLILAEEISTREGEIIGAFLTEKIPPGLSAAETLDRIRDQGGLSIVPHPFCTHRLCTIDRGVLQESIGRIDVVEGYNARNRSPEADVQARAFAREHKKPVSAGSDAHTPTELAGAYVAVAPFEGPEDLLANLKDAPACFLPADSSVPSTAKRIGRFRRTVG; this comes from the coding sequence ATGAATCGATATAGAACCATCCCGTCCGGCGCACCGAACGCGACCCGGACCGAGGAGGCCGTGCTCCTTGACATGCATGTTCACTCCGACTACTCTGTCGACTCGGTGGTGAGCGTGGATGCTATTCTCCGGGCATGGGAGAGGACGGGCATCCTGCCGCTCGTCTGCGACCACAACAGCATTGAGGGGTCGCGGAAGGTGTATACGCAGATCCGGAGGCAGAACCCCGATATCCCGCTCATCCTTGCGGAGGAGATCTCTACCCGGGAGGGCGAGATCATCGGGGCGTTCCTCACCGAGAAGATTCCCCCGGGCCTCTCCGCGGCAGAGACCCTCGACCGCATACGCGACCAAGGCGGCCTCTCCATCGTCCCGCACCCATTCTGCACCCACAGGCTCTGCACGATAGACCGAGGGGTCCTGCAGGAGTCGATCGGCCGTATCGACGTCGTCGAGGGCTACAACGCCCGAAACCGCTCGCCGGAAGCTGATGTGCAGGCCCGTGCGTTCGCCCGCGAGCACAAAAAACCGGTCTCGGCCGGTTCGGATGCCCACACTCCTACCGAACTTGCCGGGGCCTATGTCGCCGTCGCCCCCTTCGAGGGGCCGGAGGACCTCCTTGCGAACCTGAAAGACGCACCCGCATGCTTTCTCCCGGCGGATTCCTCCGTTCCCTCCACTGCAAAGCGCATCGGCAGGTTCCGCAGGACCGTGGGATGA
- a CDS encoding MerR family transcriptional regulator, with the protein MPVDQIPIGTFSRITQLSLKALRLYDERGLLVPAARDLCTGYRYYTFAQIERGIRIRHLLWLGFGLSEVEVILDARSRGDVGVICDLFAQRLAATEQEVRRLHVIAETLRLQDPLNGGFHMSITEPVIKEIPALRVLSRREQGVYQETIPRLIHELCDCVYPADGRQPTARIAGPIMFICHDEEYRETDADIEVAIPIVGPVGIDASGVEVRNLPGGRFASVLYTGPYPGVGKAYERIFAYMGEHRLIPAGPTRELYLNDPHEVPEDELMTEVLFPVLEAPRSA; encoded by the coding sequence ATGCCGGTCGATCAGATTCCAATCGGTACGTTCTCGCGGATCACCCAACTCTCATTAAAGGCGCTCCGTCTCTACGATGAGCGTGGGCTCCTCGTCCCGGCTGCAAGAGACCTCTGCACCGGGTATCGGTATTACACCTTTGCCCAGATTGAGCGGGGCATTCGGATTAGGCACCTGCTCTGGCTCGGGTTCGGCCTCTCCGAGGTTGAGGTCATCCTAGACGCCAGGAGCCGCGGCGATGTCGGGGTGATTTGTGATCTCTTTGCGCAGCGTCTCGCTGCAACCGAGCAGGAAGTTAGACGGCTGCATGTGATTGCGGAGACCCTGCGGTTGCAGGATCCGCTGAACGGAGGCTTCCATATGTCGATCACCGAACCTGTTATCAAGGAGATCCCTGCCCTCCGGGTGCTCAGCCGCCGGGAGCAGGGTGTATACCAAGAGACCATCCCGAGACTGATCCATGAACTCTGCGATTGCGTATACCCGGCGGACGGACGGCAGCCCACAGCGAGAATAGCCGGGCCGATCATGTTCATCTGTCATGACGAGGAGTACCGGGAGACCGACGCAGATATCGAGGTCGCAATACCCATTGTCGGGCCTGTCGGCATCGATGCGTCCGGAGTTGAGGTTCGGAACCTTCCGGGCGGCCGGTTCGCCTCGGTCCTCTACACCGGCCCTTATCCCGGGGTTGGGAAGGCCTATGAGCGAATCTTCGCCTACATGGGCGAGCACCGCCTTATCCCGGCCGGGCCGACCCGGGAACTCTATCTCAACGACCCTCACGAGGTGCCGGAAGACGAGCTGATGACCGAGGTCCTGTTTCCGGTGCTGGAGGCCCCTCGGTCGGCCTGA
- a CDS encoding tetratricopeptide repeat protein → MGITERLFGRSEPEGEVNPGTDTTVSRKAVSLAQQGRYHEAIGSFDRVLERDPDNVKMWNNKGVFLDLLGRDEEALACWEKALSIDPDFAPAWVSRGMLHRRRNRLEEALACYDRALELAPDSAVAWYNRSGIFVAMRRLDDAVACYERVLSINPHFVAAWIDLGYAHFLRHQHEEAIACYDRAIADDPGSVRVWSLKGGALYALGEYRKALACFDRVLSIDPRYAAGWSMKCSVLYHLGMYRHALACADKALEINPSCELTTQVRKMLLSLIEKW, encoded by the coding sequence ATGGGTATTACAGAAAGACTCTTCGGAAGGAGCGAGCCCGAGGGTGAGGTGAACCCGGGCACAGATACGACTGTGAGCAGAAAGGCGGTCTCTCTCGCCCAGCAGGGGCGATACCATGAGGCGATCGGCAGTTTCGACCGGGTGCTCGAACGCGATCCGGACAACGTGAAGATGTGGAACAACAAGGGCGTCTTCCTCGACCTCCTCGGCAGGGATGAGGAGGCGCTCGCTTGCTGGGAGAAGGCGCTCTCGATCGATCCGGATTTCGCTCCGGCCTGGGTCTCCCGGGGGATGCTGCACCGGCGCCGTAACCGGCTCGAGGAGGCGCTCGCCTGCTACGACCGTGCGCTGGAACTCGCCCCGGATTCTGCGGTCGCATGGTATAACCGGAGCGGCATCTTCGTTGCGATGCGCCGGCTGGACGATGCTGTCGCCTGCTACGAACGGGTGCTCTCGATCAACCCCCACTTCGTGGCGGCCTGGATCGACCTCGGGTACGCACACTTCCTCCGGCACCAACATGAGGAGGCCATCGCCTGCTACGACCGGGCCATCGCCGACGATCCCGGGAGCGTCCGGGTCTGGAGCCTGAAGGGCGGCGCTCTGTATGCGCTCGGCGAGTATCGGAAGGCTCTCGCCTGTTTCGACCGGGTGCTCTCGATCGATCCGCGGTATGCCGCCGGATGGAGCATGAAGTGCAGCGTCCTTTACCACCTCGGCATGTACCGTCACGCGCTTGCATGCGCCGATAAGGCGCTTGAGATCAATCCCTCCTGTGAATTGACCACGCAGGTCCGCAAGATGCTCCTCTCCCTCATCGAGAAGTGGTGA
- a CDS encoding HNH endonuclease, translating into MTTDLQLTLGAFDRTLAPLCGGRPDRNGFLRLCCRCPFAARADGAVFCEEFGFPIRARAKYGLRGWREVRTAVLDRDGGVCAVCGGDTDLHVHHIDLDPTNDAPRNLIVLCGICHARVHTALRREGGVERVARMMAAARRQ; encoded by the coding sequence GTGACTACCGATCTGCAGCTCACCCTCGGCGCGTTCGACCGCACGCTGGCTCCCCTCTGCGGCGGCCGCCCGGACCGGAACGGTTTCCTCCGGCTCTGCTGCAGGTGCCCGTTCGCAGCCCGAGCGGACGGCGCCGTCTTCTGCGAGGAGTTCGGGTTCCCTATCCGGGCTCGGGCGAAATACGGGCTGCGGGGCTGGAGAGAGGTCAGGACTGCCGTTCTCGACCGTGATGGGGGAGTATGCGCCGTCTGCGGCGGTGATACGGACCTCCACGTTCATCACATCGATCTTGACCCGACAAACGACGCCCCGAGAAACCTCATTGTGCTCTGCGGCATCTGCCACGCCCGGGTGCATACCGCCCTCCGCCGGGAAGGGGGCGTCGAGCGGGTGGCACGGATGATGGCGGCGGCACGGCGGCAGTGA
- a CDS encoding SDH family Clp fold serine proteinase, with product MPDIWTVLLVAAILLLFAVPVVQQQMTRTRRLRAIRNLEAERRTRVIALIHRQERVAFLGIPFYRYIDINDSEEILRAIRLTPPEMPIDFVVHTPGGLILSSEQIAMALRRHKGKVTVFVPHYAMSGGTLLCLAADEVVMDENAVLGPVDPRIGEYPAASILRVPRLKPPEEIDDTTFILVDIAAKAQNQMREFVAGLLRDRMNAERADRLARLLTEGTWTHDYPITLEQAREFGLPVTPGMPAGIHQLMDLFPQAMPRRPSVAYVPVPYRKEGIEEKK from the coding sequence ATGCCCGATATCTGGACCGTGCTGCTGGTAGCCGCCATCCTCCTCCTCTTCGCGGTACCGGTCGTCCAGCAGCAGATGACCCGGACCCGCCGCCTGCGGGCGATCCGGAACCTCGAAGCCGAGCGCCGAACCCGGGTCATCGCCCTCATCCACCGCCAGGAACGGGTTGCTTTCCTCGGTATCCCGTTCTACCGCTACATCGACATCAACGACTCCGAGGAGATCCTCCGGGCGATCAGGCTCACCCCGCCGGAGATGCCGATCGATTTTGTCGTCCACACCCCCGGGGGCCTCATCCTCTCCTCGGAGCAGATCGCGATGGCGCTCCGGCGCCATAAGGGTAAAGTAACGGTTTTTGTTCCTCACTACGCCATGTCGGGCGGGACGCTCCTCTGCCTCGCCGCCGACGAGGTGGTGATGGACGAGAACGCGGTGCTCGGTCCGGTCGACCCCCGGATCGGCGAGTACCCGGCGGCGTCGATCCTGCGGGTTCCGCGCCTGAAGCCTCCGGAGGAGATCGACGATACGACGTTCATCCTGGTCGACATCGCGGCAAAAGCCCAGAACCAGATGCGGGAGTTCGTGGCCGGTCTGCTTCGGGACCGGATGAACGCCGAGCGGGCCGACCGCTTGGCACGCCTGCTCACGGAGGGGACGTGGACCCACGACTACCCGATCACCCTCGAGCAGGCACGGGAGTTCGGCCTCCCCGTCACCCCCGGTATGCCGGCCGGGATCCACCAACTGATGGACCTCTTTCCTCAGGCGATGCCCCGCCGTCCGTCGGTCGCCTACGTGCCGGTACCCTACCGTAAGGAGGGAATCGAGGAGAAAAAGTGA
- the mcrA gene encoding coenzyme-B sulfoethylthiotransferase subunit alpha, which translates to MAKIERTQKMFLKALKEKFQGQDVESETAEFYKFNGVRQSPRKMEFMKASKAIEMDRGISMYDPERCHLGGIPMGQRQLMTYEVSGTGVFVEGDDLHFVNNAAMQQMWDDIRRTVIVGMDLAHQTLQKRLGKEVTPETINEYLHILNHAMPGAAVVQEHMVETHPGLVDDCYVKVFTGDDEVADDIEPQFLINIEKLFPAKQAEELKAEVGKGMYQAIHIPTAVSRTCDGGTTSRWSAMQIGMSFIAAYRMCAGEAAVADLSFAAKHAGVVQMASLLPARRARGPNEPGGIKFGLFSDIVQANRKYPNDPAKAALEVVGAGTMLYDQIWLGSYMSGGVGFTQYATAAYTDNILDEFTYYGMDYIKDKYKVDWKNPSSKDKVKPTQEIVNDLATEVSLNAMEQYEQFPTMMEDHFGGSQRAGVIAAASGLTTAIATGNSNAGLNGWYLSMLLHKDGWSRLGFFGYDLQDQCGSANSLSMEPDRGLMGELRGPNYPNYAMNVGHQGEYAAIVGGSHYGRGDAFCYSPLVKVCFADPALKFDFSEPRREFAKGAIREFMPAGERSLIIPSR; encoded by the coding sequence ATGGCAAAGATTGAGAGAACCCAGAAGATGTTCCTGAAGGCCCTCAAGGAGAAGTTCCAGGGACAGGACGTCGAGTCCGAGACTGCCGAGTTCTACAAGTTCAACGGTGTCCGCCAGTCTCCTCGTAAGATGGAGTTCATGAAGGCCAGCAAGGCCATCGAGATGGACCGCGGCATCTCCATGTACGACCCCGAGCGCTGCCACCTCGGCGGTATCCCGATGGGCCAGCGCCAGCTGATGACCTACGAGGTCTCCGGCACCGGCGTCTTCGTGGAGGGCGACGACCTGCACTTCGTCAACAACGCTGCCATGCAGCAGATGTGGGACGATATCCGTAGGACGGTCATCGTCGGCATGGACCTCGCTCACCAGACCCTGCAGAAGCGGCTCGGAAAGGAAGTTACCCCCGAGACGATCAACGAGTACCTCCACATCCTGAACCACGCCATGCCCGGCGCAGCCGTCGTTCAGGAACACATGGTCGAGACTCACCCCGGCCTCGTCGACGACTGTTACGTCAAGGTCTTCACCGGTGACGATGAAGTCGCAGACGACATCGAGCCCCAGTTCCTGATCAACATCGAGAAGCTCTTCCCCGCCAAGCAGGCCGAGGAGCTCAAGGCGGAAGTCGGCAAGGGCATGTACCAGGCCATCCACATCCCGACCGCGGTCTCGCGGACGTGCGACGGTGGAACGACCTCCCGGTGGTCTGCGATGCAGATCGGTATGTCCTTCATCGCCGCCTACCGGATGTGCGCCGGTGAAGCAGCCGTCGCCGACCTCTCCTTCGCCGCAAAGCATGCAGGCGTCGTCCAGATGGCCTCGCTCCTGCCCGCCCGGCGTGCCCGTGGCCCCAACGAGCCCGGTGGTATCAAGTTCGGTCTCTTCTCCGATATCGTCCAGGCGAACCGGAAGTATCCGAACGACCCCGCGAAGGCTGCCCTCGAGGTTGTCGGCGCCGGGACCATGCTCTACGACCAGATCTGGCTCGGCTCCTACATGTCCGGCGGTGTCGGATTCACCCAGTACGCGACCGCGGCTTACACCGACAACATCCTCGATGAGTTCACCTACTACGGCATGGACTACATCAAGGACAAGTACAAGGTCGACTGGAAGAACCCAAGCTCGAAGGACAAGGTCAAGCCGACCCAGGAGATCGTCAACGACCTCGCCACCGAGGTCTCGCTCAACGCCATGGAGCAGTACGAGCAGTTCCCGACCATGATGGAGGATCACTTCGGCGGGTCCCAGCGTGCCGGTGTCATCGCCGCCGCATCCGGTCTCACGACCGCCATCGCGACCGGAAACTCGAACGCCGGCTTAAACGGCTGGTACCTCTCCATGCTCCTGCACAAGGACGGATGGTCCAGACTCGGATTCTTCGGCTACGACCTCCAGGACCAGTGCGGGTCCGCAAACTCGCTCTCCATGGAGCCCGACCGCGGCCTGATGGGAGAACTCCGTGGCCCGAACTACCCGAACTACGCGATGAACGTCGGTCACCAGGGCGAGTACGCCGCAATCGTCGGCGGTTCCCACTACGGACGCGGCGACGCGTTCTGCTACAGCCCGCTGGTGAAGGTCTGCTTCGCCGACCCGGCCCTGAAGTTCGACTTCTCGGAGCCCCGCCGCGAGTTCGCGAAGGGTGCAATCCGCGAGTTCATGCCTGCCGGCGAGCGTTCGCTCATCATCCCGTCCAGGTAA
- the mcrG gene encoding coenzyme-B sulfoethylthiotransferase subunit gamma codes for MAYKPQYGPGTSIVAENRRKQMNPNQKLEKVRSVTDEDIVLILGHRAPGSAYPSAHPPLAEQQEPDCPMRKIVKPTEGAKAGDRVRYIQFADSMFNAPSQPYQRTYTEMYRFRAIDPGTLSGRQIVECRERDLEKYAKELIETEMFDPALVGIRGATVHGHSLRLAEDGMMFDMLQRNVLGEDGIVKYVKNQIGEPLDRAVAVGKPMDEKWLKAHTTIFHSLVGTPYRDDTEYIEYVQRIHSLRTKYGFMPKEE; via the coding sequence ATGGCATACAAGCCCCAGTATGGTCCCGGGACATCGATTGTCGCCGAGAACCGGCGCAAGCAGATGAACCCCAACCAGAAGCTTGAGAAGGTTCGTTCCGTAACTGATGAGGATATCGTGCTGATTCTCGGCCACCGCGCCCCCGGATCGGCATACCCGAGCGCCCACCCGCCGCTTGCCGAGCAGCAGGAGCCCGACTGCCCCATGCGCAAGATCGTCAAGCCCACCGAGGGTGCAAAGGCCGGCGACCGTGTCCGTTACATCCAGTTTGCAGACTCGATGTTCAACGCCCCCTCGCAGCCCTACCAGCGGACCTACACCGAGATGTACCGCTTCCGCGCTATCGACCCCGGAACGCTCTCCGGCCGTCAGATCGTCGAGTGCCGTGAGCGTGACCTCGAGAAGTACGCAAAGGAACTCATCGAGACCGAGATGTTCGACCCGGCTCTCGTCGGCATCCGCGGTGCGACCGTGCACGGTCACTCGCTCCGTCTTGCTGAAGACGGCATGATGTTCGATATGCTCCAGAGGAACGTCCTCGGCGAGGACGGCATCGTCAAGTACGTCAAGAACCAGATCGGCGAGCCGCTCGACCGTGCCGTTGCCGTCGGCAAGCCCATGGACGAGAAGTGGCTCAAGGCTCACACGACGATCTTCCACTCACTCGTAGGGACTCCCTACCGTGACGACACCGAGTACATCGAATACGTCCAGCGCATCCACTCGCTGCGGACGAAATACGGCTTCATGCCGAAAGAGGAGTGA
- the mcrD gene encoding methyl-coenzyme M reductase operon protein D encodes MMKAEFPQVRIVPLRMLKPETTERLLNMLAGTSGIRRMMIHGPGLPATVPYGPARGSPNPHSDRRAIQVGDAEIALRIQAGEVILEVEDNSVIEDIRSLCDGFFTDFSYQLQEGRFMKTAPTLVDYAKFGPQCDPASIGLADPRSREGPVVIRTPR; translated from the coding sequence ATGATGAAAGCCGAATTTCCCCAGGTCAGGATTGTGCCGCTCAGGATGCTCAAACCTGAGACGACAGAGCGCCTGCTCAATATGCTTGCCGGCACAAGCGGCATCCGCCGGATGATGATCCACGGCCCCGGCCTGCCGGCCACGGTTCCGTACGGCCCGGCACGGGGGAGCCCGAACCCGCACTCCGATCGCAGGGCGATCCAAGTCGGCGATGCCGAGATTGCGCTACGTATTCAGGCGGGCGAGGTCATTCTTGAGGTCGAGGACAACTCCGTTATCGAGGATATCCGGTCGCTCTGCGACGGTTTCTTCACGGACTTCTCGTACCAGCTCCAAGAGGGCAGGTTTATGAAGACCGCTCCGACGCTCGTGGACTACGCGAAGTTTGGGCCCCAATGCGATCCCGCGTCCATCGGCCTTGCGGACCCCAGAAGCAGGGAAGGCCCGGTGGTCATCCGGACCCCGCGGTGA
- the mcrB gene encoding coenzyme-B sulfoethylthiotransferase subunit beta, translated as MAKYSETIDLYSDDGKLLKSGVSLDRISPLVNPATSKIIDLTKRTINVNLGGIQDALKTGKLGKGKIKGRELDLPIMENKDAIVAKIKEMVQVEEGDDTEILEFNGGKLLLVKVPAKRLINAATYDAAITSVASATTYAIVDQFNIDAFNASTVKAACWGGYPHTQDMNGALVTSILNIPQNNEGLGYALRNIPVNHVVMMTNRNALQGAALSSTLETAGIFEMGSAVGPFERAQLLAYAYQGLNANNMVYDLVKANGQTGTVGTVVQSLVERAIEDKVITPGKKGGYFQFYDTKDPMLWNAYAAAGTMAATIVNCGAGRFAQAVSSTLLYFNDLLEHETGLPSTDYGRVMGTAVGFSFFSHSIYGGGGPGIFNGNHVVTRHANGVAIPCVVAAMSLDAGTQMFSPESTSKIFADTYGKIDVFNKPINQIANGA; from the coding sequence ATGGCTAAATACTCGGAAACAATCGATCTCTATTCTGATGACGGGAAGCTGCTCAAGAGCGGCGTCTCCCTCGACAGAATCAGCCCGCTGGTAAACCCGGCCACAAGTAAGATCATCGACCTGACCAAGAGAACAATCAACGTGAACCTTGGGGGCATCCAGGATGCACTCAAGACCGGAAAACTTGGAAAGGGCAAGATCAAGGGAAGAGAACTGGACCTCCCCATCATGGAGAACAAGGACGCAATCGTTGCCAAGATCAAGGAGATGGTCCAGGTCGAAGAAGGCGACGACACTGAGATCCTTGAGTTCAACGGCGGCAAGCTCCTGCTCGTCAAGGTCCCGGCGAAGCGCCTGATCAACGCAGCCACCTACGATGCCGCGATCACCTCGGTCGCCTCCGCGACCACCTACGCGATCGTCGACCAGTTCAACATCGACGCTTTTAACGCATCCACCGTCAAGGCGGCCTGCTGGGGCGGCTACCCGCACACCCAGGACATGAACGGTGCACTCGTCACGTCGATCCTGAACATCCCCCAGAACAACGAAGGTCTCGGCTACGCGCTCCGGAACATCCCGGTCAACCACGTCGTGATGATGACCAACAGGAACGCCCTGCAGGGCGCCGCACTCTCATCCACGCTTGAGACCGCCGGTATCTTCGAGATGGGATCCGCTGTCGGACCGTTCGAGCGTGCTCAGCTGCTCGCCTACGCCTACCAGGGCCTGAACGCGAACAACATGGTCTACGACCTCGTCAAGGCAAACGGCCAGACCGGAACCGTCGGTACGGTCGTCCAGAGCCTGGTCGAGCGTGCCATCGAGGACAAGGTCATCACCCCCGGCAAGAAGGGCGGGTACTTCCAGTTCTACGACACGAAGGACCCCATGCTCTGGAACGCCTACGCCGCTGCGGGAACCATGGCAGCCACCATCGTCAACTGTGGTGCCGGACGGTTCGCCCAGGCAGTCTCCTCGACGCTCCTGTACTTCAACGACCTGCTTGAGCACGAGACCGGTCTCCCGAGCACCGACTACGGCCGTGTCATGGGTACCGCCGTCGGGTTCTCGTTCTTCAGCCACTCGATCTACGGTGGCGGCGGCCCCGGTATCTTCAACGGCAACCACGTCGTGACCCGGCACGCAAACGGCGTAGCCATCCCGTGCGTGGTCGCTGCAATGTCGCTCGACGCCGGAACCCAGATGTTCTCGCCCGAGAGCACGTCGAAGATCTTCGCCGACACCTACGGTAAGATCGATGTGTTCAACAAGCCGATCAACCAGATCGCAAACGGAGCCTGA
- a CDS encoding molybdopterin dinucleotide binding domain-containing protein, translating into MANKITLNLITQRSIEEGVAMEKGKTTPEYFEACSIIEMHDDDVKALGLVPNQLVRVTSECGSVVVKTVKGRQSLYPGLAFIPQGVWANQVVPPRTQATGEPQYSGFPVTVEPANGERRKSALELVQGAVGMWRGDQ; encoded by the coding sequence ATGGCGAACAAGATTACGTTGAATCTGATCACCCAGCGCTCCATCGAAGAAGGCGTTGCGATGGAAAAGGGCAAAACGACCCCGGAATACTTTGAGGCCTGCTCGATCATCGAGATGCACGACGATGACGTCAAGGCGCTCGGTCTGGTCCCGAACCAGCTCGTACGGGTGACAAGCGAGTGCGGAAGTGTGGTCGTAAAGACCGTCAAGGGACGCCAGTCGCTCTATCCGGGCCTTGCGTTCATCCCACAGGGCGTCTGGGCGAACCAGGTGGTTCCCCCACGGACCCAGGCAACCGGAGAGCCCCAATACAGCGGCTTCCCCGTGACGGTCGAGCCGGCGAACGGTGAACGGCGCAAGAGTGCGCTCGAACTCGTTCAAGGTGCCGTCGGGATGTGGAGAGGTGATCAGTAA